The nucleotide window TGGGGTGTGGTGACGTACGGAGGTGGTCTGCCCGCAGAGACGAATCATTCCTTCCTGTCGTTTAAGTCGGGGAAATTGGGCGGTCGCACCATCTTCGACATCGTGCATCAGCGGCGCTACAGCGACTGGATCAAGGGCTGGAAGAACTTCAACTCTGGACACGAGCATCCCGACCAGAACTCCTTCACCTTCGCACCCAGAGGTTTCCCCTTCATCACAGAGGCGTTATACGGGCCCAAGTACACACTCCTGAACAACGCCGTCCTGTTCGCGCCCTCCGCCGACGGCGCCTGCTTCTCCCCCTGGGAAGGTCAGGTGACCGAGGCATGTGACTCCAAGTGGTCAAAGTACAAGACGGGCCCGGCCGCAGACTGTGAAGGTCGCGTGGAGGCGGCGCTGGAGCGTCAAGGGGTCGTGTTTATCCGCGGCGAGGGAAGGGCAGCGTACAGTCCGTCGCTGAGGATAAAGAACCTCCAGAGGAACCTTGTGCTTCTGCAGCCCGACCTCCTGTTGCTTCTGGACCACGTCCACCTGGACTCCGAAAGCCCCGCCCACAGCATCAGCGCCTTTTTCCACAACATAGACCTCCCCTTCCAGCGCACCGTTGCCGAAGACGGCGTCCACGGCGCCTCCGTCCAGCACGGGCAGGACGCGTACACCATGCTGTGGAGGGACGACACGGGCTACAGCGGGAAGGCGGACACGGCGTACTGGGGCTACCCACAAGGCTACCCCTACAACGGCACTCACTACGTTAACGTTACTATGCCGCTACGCTTCCCGCACACGCGTATCGCGTACGTGTTCTTCGGCCCAGACGTGGACGTCCTCGGCCTCAGTCTGCGTGGAGACTCAGAGAGGGTGGACGTCCAGCTGAGCACGAGAGACCACACCTTCACTGTCCACATCCTGACCTCGGAGAACCCCAGCAAACCCCTGTTCGCCATGGTGCTGAAGGACCAGGCCGAGAAGGTGGTGTTTGAGCGTGCGGCGGCGGTGCGGGAGCGCCCCCTGTTGGAGGTGCCGGACTACAACAAGGAGGTGGATCGAAACATCCGGCAGATCAAACCCGTGTTCCAGCAGCTGCAGCGGCGCGGTAAGACGCGCCTAATCAACGCCGAGGGATTCCGAAAGATCGCAGAACGGCTGAAGAAGACCTcggagaagaggaggagggtgCAGAAGAAGGTGGCAGAAGCCGTGGAGAACATGTTCTCATCCAATCATAAACTGGAGAAGGTGAAGGCACTGAAGAAAGTCACTAAAATTCGTGTGAATGAGTCTGCAGAGAAGGAGCAGCGGCAGAGGGGGGGGGCGTCGAGGCCGGAGAGCAGCACAGACGGCGGTGACGTCCCCCGGGGCAGAAAGGACGCCGGAGCGTTTGAAGACGTCCGCGCTGCAGCGGGCATGACCGAGGTGTCCGCCCCGCTCTCCTACATACGTGTGTTCCTGGTTCTGAACATCGGAGCGTTCTTTCTGCTGCTGGCGGTTCTGCTCACACAACTGCAGCGCGCGCCGAGCCTCCACACGCAGCGCTGCATCTACTGTGTCCTGCTGCTCGACAGCTTCATCCTGCTCGGCCTCTACTCATCCTGCTCACGCGGGGACTGCTGACATCATCAGTGTGGGACAGAGAGAGGACTCGGGGTGGGGGGGGCTACAGTCTGGGGCAGTTATATGGGAtgcagagggtgtgtgtgtgtgtgaatgtatctAACAAATGTGATAAATGTATATTGTAGGTGTATATTTTTGGGGTTTATTTCGTAATCTTTGCAATTAAACAGCAGATTcagaaaaatgtgtgtttacTAGCAAAAGTGAAGACAAAACATTCAGAGAGAAATGTGAATCACCTTCTGTTCTCTTAAAGAGAAACTTCAAATAGAAACAATCCAGTActcaaaattattacaaatatagTAATGAtactataattatatattataattataaattgaaCAGTGTCcagtttaaatatattaaatgtagtTGTGTACAATATATAAAAGAGCAAAGAACATCACTAACTCAGCCAGTAATAATGTTCTCTAATAATCACTGCCATCTGCTGGTTACTTAGTGTTACTGCAGAACTTTTACTGCTATCTCCTGTAGAGTTACAGCAGCACTCTTACAATTGATGTcattgcagggttttttttactgccacctgctggttATTCGGTGTTACTACGGAAGCAAATCAGTCTAATTAATAATTCACACGACAGACACGATGCACCGGACTTGGACATCATGATGGTTTGGTTCATGTCTTGGAGAGACGCCACTGAACACTGACCAGCTACAGTTCATTTGCAGACAGGAGCTGGAGGTTACTGTCGGTGAAGAATGAAACATTATGTAATAAAGTAACACCTTACACGTGCATCCTGTTTTTGGTTTGAGTCGGTTAAACTTCATTCCGTTCTAATGAACTCGGATTGAGGAAGAGGTGTGTAACCCTgtgtgtaacactgtgtgtaACCCTGCGCTCCTGGAGGCCTGGGATTGGTCGAATGGTGACGTCACATCTGATTGGCTGAAGCGTGTGAGTGAGCAaagtctcaaacacacacacacacacacacacacggaggatGATTTTCACATTCACAGTCCGTCATACACTCGTGAATTTAAACATTCAAACATTGTCCATCTGTGAATTTGTAAATCTTATAttatctctatatatatatattcgtgcACGTGAGTTGtgatacacgtgtgtgtgtgtgtgaattattaatgagatGATTCGCGTCCACGCGTTACTGCAGTGTTCTAAACGGGTATAAATGATCCACCACGTGATCTAACACGAGCGCCCGTGTGTActgtgacctctgacctctcaTTAACACTTCACCCTCATCgtttattagtgtgtgtgagagagtggaactgtgtgtgtgtgagagagagtggaactgtgtgtgtgtgtgtgtgtgtgtgtgtgagagagagagtggaactgtgtgtgtgtgtgtgctggaacttttattttaaattagctCTTCAGGAGACCGGAAGTGACTTCATGTCCCGAGTTTGCGTCACTTCCTCATGTGCTTGTCCTCCACTGGTCTCTGtcccgaacacacacacacgcacgcgcgctgCTCCTCGTGAGGTGAGGCTGTGAGACATGGGCGCGCGCGTGGGTCGCGTCTTTAGGAACTTCAATCTGGAGTCTCGCGCGCACCGACAAATCGGCAAAAGCAAACCGGAAGCGGCGCCTCGACATCCGGTACCGAGTAACCATGGCAACAGCGTCCCGCCTGGTAACGTTATCATGATGACCTGAGAGCAgtctgactgacacacacacacacacacacacacactgactacaGAGGAGTGTGCAGGacagcgcgcgtgtgtgtgtgagaactgtTTAATAATCACTAACAGCTGCTGCATCAAGATTTacctgtgagagtgtgtgtgtaactgtgtgtgtgtgtgtaactgtgtgtgtgtgtaactgtgtgtgtgtgtgtgtgtgagtaactgtgtgtgtgagtaactgtgtgtgtgtgagtaactgtgtgtgtgtgtgtgtaactgtgtgtgtgtgtgtgtaactgtgtgtgtgtgtgtaactgtgtgtgtgtgtgtgtaactgtgtgtgtgtaacggtgtgtgtgtaacggtgtgtgtgtgtgtaactgtgtgtgtgtgtgtaactgtaggTGTGTaacggtctgtgtgtgtaacggtgtaggggtgtgtgtgtgtgtgtaaaacggTGTAGGTGTGTAACGGTGTAGGTGTGTAACTGTGTAGTTAACTGTGTAGGTGTgtaacggtgtgtgtgtgtgtgtgtgtttatagtgaATGAGATCCAAAGGAAGGATGATTCGCTCCTTAATCGACTCAGACAAGTTTATGTGGAATCTAAGGACCCACAAACaccggtacacacacacacacacacacacacagagttaaatatattaataatgtaaaacTCACTAAACTTCTGAACATGTTTTTGTAATacgtaattattttttttacttcgttattaaattgtgtgtgtgtgttacagacaTTGGCGTGTGTAAAGACGCCGCGGCCGGTGGATCGTCGCCCCCTCAGCGCCTCACTGGCGCCCcctggagtgtgtgatgtcACAGATGTGCCCAAAGGCAGGCTGACCCTTGTGGAGGCGCTAACGGCGCTAAACAAGCACAAGCTAACGCCTCAGGAGTGGCCGGCTGAGCGGATAGCGCAGGAGCTAACGCTAACACACAGCGACGCCTGCGCGCTAACGCGCTACTTTATCCCCTTTAacattaaagtcattaaagtGCCGCGTGCTGACAatatacagacacacatttctgactcctaacacacacacacacacacacacacacacacagagcttatgtattgtttatgtaaaacattcaaataaaaatgtttgatgaTTACGGCTTCGTGCTGTTCTGTTTTCCTGTTTAAACTTCCTGCACAGAAACACACTTTTAATTAGGAAAAGTGTTAATGTTAGGTAgtgttaatatgtgtgtgtgtgtgtgtgtgtgtgaaacattttgCTATAAAtgataacatttacatttaggcatttggcagacgctcttatccagagcgacttacaaaaagtgctttaatgtttacaacataggatacatacttacactgggttaactaggttaataactaagtgccattagtccaacacaactgggaagagttttttttttagtccaagtactggagaaacagatgagtcttgagtcgtcgtttaaagatagtcaaagtctctgatgtacggacatctagaggaagttcattccaccacctaggtgccagaacagaaaagagcctggatgaatgccgccctcgatccctgaaagatggtgggatgaggcgagcagtgctggaggatcggagggaacgtggtgcagtgcgtggtgtaattagcgcagataACATTAGTAGGTAGTGTGTGAATAGGATGATGGTTCCATATTCTTAGCcgttacacacacaaatcaattTCCACCAATTTATTCAGTTACATCCCTTACAGCATTAGGAGGCGCTGTAACGCTTATGGTGGAAACGTTTAGTGAGCAAAGGCTAAATGCTAAAATGCTAACATCATGGCTACACTGGAGCTGCAGAGTCACTCGAAATCAGTCAGACCTGACCATAAATGATTGGAATGAACCACCCTACAGAGATCCACCTCACTGGAGTGTCCAGGTCCAGCAGAGGGACGAAGGACAGAGCTGAGACTCAGAACCTGGTCATGTCaaatcacaggaagagcagcggagtgtgtgtgaagtgtgcgCATGTAAGTGTggattgtgacgagtgtgtGGGGGGTGTCTTGtccaacatcacacacacagctctcagCTAATTTCATGTTGTCTTGGatgatttttttctccttttattgTCGTGTCTATGACAAACACTAACCTTCAGACTCAACTCTGTCGTTGctttaattttaacattaaactcATTATTTCAAGCAAAACAGGTTTTAATTTAAGACACACTTTCAGCTCAAGATAATAAAACCTATTCACATTGGGGGAAAGCCGGCTGATCTGGCAACCCATTAAGAGTCGTCCCACTTTACGTACCACACCCTACTTCAGGACACAGTAAacgtttgtgcgtgtgtgtgtgtgtgtgtgtgtgtgtgcgtgtgctgaTCCAGACACGAACCAGAAGTGAAGTCAGATTTATGGAAAGATCTCTGTATGGGGTTTTAGAGGAATCCCCTTATGACATCATCAGGCTCATTAGAGGAGCGACAGTAAACATCAGACGCTAACGCTCTCTCCAGTGACCTTTTAATATCAGGCTTCTGTTGCtaagcaacagtgtgtgtgtgtgtgtgtgtgtgtgtgtgtgagagagttcaCTGTGTGTTCAGTAAGACGAAAACACGGAAAAGCAAACAGGGGGGATGTGTTCTGTCATCCAttcattatttttgtgtgtgtgtgtgtgtgtgtgtgtgtggacacatAAATCAGAATAAAAGCACTGAGCATTCTGAGAAaaatcacatgatcacatgacCAAAACATCACACAGGGCATGCTTTAATTACAACATCTCAGTTTCCTGTTTACTTCCTGGTTTCTTCACTTTACCCCTGGCCACGCCCCCTGATCCTCCTGTGTCTTACCTGTCTCATGTTAATTAGTCTCAGCAGGTCTCatttatatagtgtgtgtgtgtgtgtgtgtgcgcgcgcgagcTCTAAGGAAGAGTTTGCCTTTATTATAGCTAACTCACCTTccttatggtgtgtgtgtgtgtgtgtgagtaatttACTGAGATACGGACACGGTGAGAGTGGAGCAGAGACAGAACCACCCAGAACATCACCAGTTCACACcagatgtgtttttattattatcatcacagTCATGTTCGTGAACAGAGCGAATCTCTGAGCTGATTGGTGGAAGTAAAAAGGTTTCAATAAGGCacatcatattttattaataaagagTTTAAAACAAAGCTGCTGATTGATCAGTTGTTTTTTAGCCCCTTATGACATCATCAACAGTCAGGGGGAACCTATATTCCTTAACGTCCACATCCGCAAAATATTTACACCTTAATCTGAAACACAAATCacccaaatgtgtgtgtgtgtgtgtgtgtgtgagagagagagaaatgcagCACAGTGtgaggaaacacaaacatgattttagaaatgaaatctggactttttttttacaaattacacacagtctaacatacacacacatcagaaaTGAATTACAGGCACATTAAAGGtgtatttggtgtgtgtgtgtgtgttagatgctGGAGCGATCGTCACTGCAGGCGTACACGACGCTAGGCCTCATTTTGCGCTGGGCCTGGCGGGGCAGAGGTGGGCGGAGCCTGCAGAGGAAGGGCACCCAGCGTGCACAGGCGTGGCGGAACTTCCTGATGCGGCAGTAGTATATGAGGGGGTTGAGGGCGGGGCGCAGGAAGCTGAGGATCAGTAGCCAGGTACTCAACTGGAAAAACTCCGGCCCATTATACACGGCACTGCTGAACGCTGCGCACAGGCTGAACACCACCAGGGGCGCCAGTGAGGCGAACGCCAGCACAAACAGCAGCAGGATGGTGAAGAAGGCTCGTGTCTTAAAGCCAACATCCACGCTTAGGTGAAGGGGGTGGGGCTTAGACAAGGAAAGGGCAGAGTCACAGCGGATCCGAAGCACGTTGTGCCTGATGGAGCTCAGGATCGCGAGAAAGGCGCACGCCATCACGGCAAACGGCACGAAGAAGCTCAGTAGGGCCAGGATCACCACGTATCCATGGTAACTGGCCTCGGTGGAGTAGCTAAGCACGCACTGCGGTGCACTGGGGGGTACCTGCTGCGATGGATATTCGAGAAACAGCGGGAAAGACAGGAAGAAGGCGACAATCCAGGAGGCAGAGATGAGGATCTTGGCACGGTGTGGCGTGAGGCGGTCCTGTCTCCGCACGATGATCAGGAAACGATCGACGCTGATCGCCAGCAGCATAGCCACGCCCACTGACACGCACAGCCATAAGAACATGGCCGACGCCCGGCAGAGAGTGGCACTAAACGGCCACTGTGTTGTCACCACAGTGACAAGGTCGAAGGGCACGGCGGTGACCGCCAGCGTCATGTCGGCGAAGGCGAGGTTGGCTAGCAGGAAGTTGATGGCGGAGCGCATGGCGGCGCGGCggtacaccatcacacacaccaccGCGTTCCCACACAGTGCCAACAACAACACGCACACTATCAGCACGCTGAAGACCACCTGCAGGGGCACGCTCAGGACACGCCCACCAGCACCCTGCCCCGCCTCCTGCACCACTGCCTGCTGGGTTACCTGTGCTGTGGGTGTTACCCAGAGGGTCCTGAGCACCAACGAGTTGCTGTTCCCCCACTGTGACCAGTAGGAGGAGTTCTCCATTGAGTCTGATTGGCTCACGGCAGCACGTGGGCGGAGCAGGCCGAGTCAGTCGCTAGCAACAGCAAAAAGCATTCCTGCGGCGTTCTGGACACCATGGCAACCGCCGGTTTGTCATCCAACACCGAAACATATCAGCTAACAGGAAGTGACTGTGGAGGAAGAGGAAgtggaaaagtgaaaaaaattttACCATCAACAACTttacaaatgttatttttacacAGACCTTATAGCTGAACATACTGCGAAGATCATTAaaacgtggtgtgtgtgtgtgtgtgttagcagaaTGAGAGTAGATAAACTAATGAGAGTAGATAAGTGTTTAATCCCAGCTGATAAAATCCCTAACGTTTACACGTCATGCTAAAATCACCATGTctccaagcacacacacacacacacacacagagggtgaACTTTGAGCTTTGTGGTAAAGtagacacaaaaaaattaagatttttaaaaaataatttctagaTTTAAAATGAGTTTATTTAGTAGTGATGTCACCAGTAACATCCTGCCctaaatatgattaaaaatgtttaaaaaacatgagaCGATGTGATTAAGATATGGACACACACCTGATCAAATAGAGCTATAACAGAGTGTGTCGAGCTGAGAGCTGGACTCGGAGTGTTAATGCGTTTATTGTGACGCTTTAAAGTCGAACATTTAGATCAGGAGAAAatgaacatcacacacacaccggcccACACTGCAGTTACGCCTGAGAGAGATGCTGTACGGGTCCGGCAGTAAGGGGTGTGGCAACAAGCGATGGTGGGGCTTTAACCCGGATACTCAGATCTACAGATTAACAATTTAAAGGCTTCACCGCCTGAGTCACCACTAGAGTGAAGATACACACAAAACCAACACTGTTGTGAAGTCGGTTCTCCATCACCAGCGAGGTTCCTGATATCTGCCTGGAGCTCAGACTCTACAGATCAGACTGCTGGAGGGTGCTTTGTAGTATCGCGGGGTATCGAAACCCGCTGCTGATATAACTGGTATGTACTAGTGATGGGTTGTTCATAAACGGGTCGTTATTTTCCAACAAATCTTTAACGTGATCAGATGAACGAGTATCTCAAAAAATGATTCGTTCATGTTCTACTGGGCACGCATCCACAAATCATCACAAATCCTCCGTAGGttctgtacaggaaacagaattgagcgattctttcttaATGACTCTTCCACTCCGactcattcgttcttttgtcatgtgactcccatagacactatgcgttgcaatagattaaaaagaatgaacgactctgaccagaagatatgatgttgagctgctcattctgtttattataatatgtccttagcagCATTGTAATATCTTCATTACTGGAACGATAGACaaattgtgtgtatgtagacgtgttgggggtctgtttattgaaaatgcaacattttatattatttctgatcaaaagaatggAATCAACtaaatgacacaaaaaaagattagttcattttgataaacgagattcaaataaccgagtcactaaaatgatccaaacttcccatcactagtgaaCTACAACTGGATCAGAGCGCAGATTTCGGTGCCTCACTTTGGTGCCGTCGCATGAGAAAAAATATTTCCTGACTGTAAAAGCGCACGTGAACACGAGTCAGGTAGCTCCAATAACACAAATCCAGCTGATCTCCGTAGTAACGCGAGTGTCcatgttgttttttacattCTGACTTAAAATCACAACCTGGAAGTGACTGCAGTAATTACACTCGATCTGACGGCAGCCGGTAGCGTTAGCTCTCCAAGCTAAACACGCTTACATTAAAATGcctgagacagtgtgtgtgggtggctGCATTTCACAACAAAGGACTCCGACACCGTGACGTGCAACACATGTCCTTCACGAGTAAAACACGTAAAACCTAATGAGACATGTGAGGACACACGAGATGAAGTTGAAATCAGACAGATGCGGTACGTTTAACATCGCATGGACATCagctggcagtgtgtgtgtgtgtgtgtgtgtgagagagagtcacACCAACACTGGCACAGTCAGGAGAGGTGTGGTGTTTTACCAGATACGGTCATGTTTCTGTTAAAGAACTGCTGAGATTTGAAGCTGGTTTGTATCAGACCAAATATATCACCGACTGCACTGTTACTGGAGTTTAGATTACTGTAGTCGGGTTACACACACGGACCTACTGTGGACATCAGTTGTGTTTTTATATCTAATTATATTGACGTAGACTTTACACTGAAGACAATAAAAAGACGGTATCAGTTCAGGCTGCggtggattttaattttaaaaaacgaTACACAAACCCAGTGTTTTGTCCTGATTTGTGTGCAATGATGTTCAGGTCACCAGtgctctttcctctctctctctcacacacacacacacacacacacacacacacatctgtggTGTTCTACTGGTCCTGCTTAAGATCCTAAAACAATCAGACACACCACAGAGTTCTCCATCATCCATCTCCTCATCAGTCTCATCCtcttcatcatcctcctcctcatcagtctcatcatcatcctcatcagtctcatcctcatcctcctcctcagtctcatcatcatcctcatcagtctcatcctcctcagtctcatcatcatcctcatcagtctcatcctcttcatcatcatcatcctcctcagtctcatcatcatcatccttgtCCTCATCAatctcatcatcatcctcatcagtctcatcatcatcctcatcagtctcatcatcatcctcatcagtctcatcctcctcagtctcatcatcatcctcatcagtctcatcatcatcctcatcagtctcatcctcttcatcatcatcatcctcctcagtctcatcatcatcatccttgtCCTCATCActctcatcatcatcctcctcagtctcatcatcatcatccttctCCTCATCATCCTCACAGCTCCACCAGGGAACACTGAGTTACTACAACACCTCTggagaggacacacacacacacac belongs to Clarias gariepinus isolate MV-2021 ecotype Netherlands chromosome 2, CGAR_prim_01v2, whole genome shotgun sequence and includes:
- the ndufaf4 gene encoding NADH dehydrogenase [ubiquinone] 1 alpha subcomplex assembly factor 4 — translated: MGARVGRVFRNFNLESRAHRQIGKSKPEAAPRHPVPSNHGNSVPPVNEIQRKDDSLLNRLRQVYVESKDPQTPTLACVKTPRPVDRRPLSASLAPPGVCDVTDVPKGRLTLVEALTALNKHKLTPQEWPAERIAQELTLTHSDACALTRYFIPFNIKVIKVPRADNIQTHISDS
- the dse gene encoding dermatan-sulfate epimerase, which encodes MMTSYTRGAPTVFFISAVCMLARAGDWEPSGGRVPFKGGRYSGHPMLYFGREAVPELQGAALSTHAELAQQVWRAGEDMLANPAQFLPPRDPKEFSARWNEIYGNNLGVLALFCLLYPERTGALGLAREYMDRMAAQPSWLVKDAPWDEVPMAHSLVGFATAYDFLYEFLSEAEQERYLQVLGDASLYMYDKSLQRGWGFQFLHNHQPTNCVALLTASLVLLNQGCVQEAYVFIRQVMLIMEKALVLLRSVVDGSLSEGVAYGTYSTRSLFQYIFLLQRHFNVSHFTHPWLLKHYDFLYRTLLPGFQRNVAIADSNYNWFYGPESQLVFLDRYVLRNGHANFLAEEIRRRRVQEGPGQPSRAQKWCTLHTELIWYDAGLKATPPADFGTPRLHYFEDWGVVTYGGGLPAETNHSFLSFKSGKLGGRTIFDIVHQRRYSDWIKGWKNFNSGHEHPDQNSFTFAPRGFPFITEALYGPKYTLLNNAVLFAPSADGACFSPWEGQVTEACDSKWSKYKTGPAADCEGRVEAALERQGVVFIRGEGRAAYSPSLRIKNLQRNLVLLQPDLLLLLDHVHLDSESPAHSISAFFHNIDLPFQRTVAEDGVHGASVQHGQDAYTMLWRDDTGYSGKADTAYWGYPQGYPYNGTHYVNVTMPLRFPHTRIAYVFFGPDVDVLGLSLRGDSERVDVQLSTRDHTFTVHILTSENPSKPLFAMVLKDQAEKVVFERAAAVRERPLLEVPDYNKEVDRNIRQIKPVFQQLQRRGKTRLINAEGFRKIAERLKKTSEKRRRVQKKVAEAVENMFSSNHKLEKVKALKKVTKIRVNESAEKEQRQRGGASRPESSTDGGDVPRGRKDAGAFEDVRAAAGMTEVSAPLSYIRVFLVLNIGAFFLLLAVLLTQLQRAPSLHTQRCIYCVLLLDSFILLGLYSSCSRGDC
- the gpr63 gene encoding probable G-protein coupled receptor 63, yielding MENSSYWSQWGNSNSLVLRTLWVTPTAQVTQQAVVQEAGQGAGGRVLSVPLQVVFSVLIVCVLLLALCGNAVVCVMVYRRAAMRSAINFLLANLAFADMTLAVTAVPFDLVTVVTTQWPFSATLCRASAMFLWLCVSVGVAMLLAISVDRFLIIVRRQDRLTPHRAKILISASWIVAFFLSFPLFLEYPSQQVPPSAPQCVLSYSTEASYHGYVVILALLSFFVPFAVMACAFLAILSSIRHNVLRIRCDSALSLSKPHPLHLSVDVGFKTRAFFTILLLFVLAFASLAPLVVFSLCAAFSSAVYNGPEFFQLSTWLLILSFLRPALNPLIYYCRIRKFRHACARWVPFLCRLRPPLPRQAQRKMRPSVVYACSDDRSSI